The following are encoded together in the Leuconostoc mesenteroides subsp. mesenteroides ATCC 8293 genome:
- a CDS encoding ATP-binding protein — protein sequence MAKKATVKYENPVVQYRDNLLLTTIGDVWAYYKIKPFQINVANVEDKRKYKNSFIDVFERLQKYDDVDLKLIPKDMDLAGRIQGTSDDWADDLREVAEYYIGQEEVNLLESEFNPAIIDEFYIGVKLKNINVGDDLKEKVSFVTDLVMKRIAETFRYQVKFDDSFFERFNTMNEDVLSILKSIDAEKMDEDRLVAMLGLPYHHEKEKSLMAMRDTVFDLSHTGVIKRITDDKEDYFTHLILNMPDKMQFLSVLPEIQSYKFPVEVHIKINFPQRDGWRGLKQQTKSSKGKYRDELRDAFNTDEDSSKRSELNYKLAKNLVNVLDDKNGFLQWSVILVVRDENVKELKKKVNKLKTRLKTFERDIELYQPSFNQEQLLYQTLPAVNLGVFKQWRQYTTVLALAELMFGTSQALGSHTGFYVGRVLSLDKFETIQQAVASSRLLLLLNLVITNKGIKGAKTDSPHLALSGDTGQGKSFLFKLLLLHMAMFNVKILYIDPKQEIHRWFMRALETEKNPYFRKLISSFHFVTLNANDRQNLGVLDPILTLNEQSTEDDIPDVLTLVKEMLVQIRPISQDIQLETALNRSISKVCAMRIQGEKVGTLTVFDELAKGSQAEKDLSDFYQSIVPKTMLRLAFSDGSTDSLQFNDQRTILEVTGLQLPSAKQDSRTYTETQKYSMALMLALGKYLEKFGRANPDEFSLEMIDEAWIFTTSQAGKNVFDSIKRLGRSENNAVFYATQRVKDSDDEESIGQYGQLFAFDSSDDRENILKQFNLPVTKANIEMLANLKKGQCLFRDIYGRVGKVVIHSLFDEWTAALKTVNSNESAKLEEKYA from the coding sequence ATGGCAAAAAAAGCGACAGTTAAATATGAAAACCCTGTCGTGCAGTATCGGGATAACCTGTTACTCACAACAATTGGCGACGTGTGGGCTTATTACAAGATTAAGCCTTTTCAAATCAATGTCGCCAATGTAGAAGATAAACGCAAATATAAAAATAGTTTTATTGATGTGTTTGAACGTTTACAAAAATATGATGATGTCGATTTAAAATTGATTCCAAAAGATATGGACTTAGCGGGTCGTATTCAAGGCACGAGTGATGATTGGGCTGATGATTTAAGGGAAGTCGCCGAGTATTATATTGGTCAAGAAGAAGTCAATCTCTTGGAGAGTGAGTTCAACCCAGCAATCATTGATGAATTTTATATTGGAGTTAAGCTCAAAAATATCAATGTTGGTGATGACTTGAAAGAGAAAGTTAGTTTTGTGACTGATTTAGTGATGAAGCGCATTGCAGAGACATTTAGGTATCAGGTCAAGTTTGATGATAGTTTTTTTGAACGTTTTAATACCATGAATGAAGATGTGTTGAGCATCTTGAAATCAATTGATGCCGAGAAAATGGACGAAGATAGATTAGTCGCCATGCTTGGTTTGCCTTATCATCACGAAAAAGAAAAATCACTGATGGCAATGCGTGATACGGTTTTTGATTTATCACATACAGGTGTGATTAAGCGTATCACTGATGATAAAGAAGATTATTTTACGCATCTCATTTTGAATATGCCAGACAAAATGCAATTTTTATCTGTGTTACCAGAAATACAATCATATAAATTTCCAGTTGAAGTGCATATCAAAATCAATTTTCCCCAAAGAGACGGCTGGCGTGGTTTAAAACAACAAACCAAATCATCAAAAGGAAAGTATCGTGATGAATTACGTGATGCCTTTAATACTGATGAAGACAGTTCCAAACGTAGTGAATTGAATTACAAACTAGCCAAAAATTTAGTCAATGTGTTAGATGATAAAAATGGCTTTTTGCAATGGTCTGTTATTTTAGTGGTTCGAGATGAAAATGTGAAAGAGTTAAAAAAGAAAGTTAATAAACTCAAAACACGTTTAAAGACTTTTGAGCGGGATATTGAGTTGTATCAACCAAGCTTCAATCAAGAACAGCTATTGTATCAAACATTGCCAGCGGTTAATTTAGGGGTCTTCAAACAATGGCGACAATACACAACTGTGCTAGCCTTAGCCGAGTTGATGTTTGGCACTAGTCAAGCTTTAGGGTCACACACAGGTTTCTATGTTGGGCGTGTTTTGAGCCTAGATAAGTTTGAGACTATCCAACAAGCCGTGGCATCTTCCAGACTATTATTACTACTTAATTTAGTGATTACCAACAAAGGTATTAAAGGTGCTAAAACAGATAGTCCGCACCTTGCATTATCAGGCGATACCGGACAGGGGAAGTCATTTTTGTTTAAACTATTGCTTTTACACATGGCAATGTTTAACGTCAAGATTTTATATATTGATCCTAAGCAAGAAATTCATAGGTGGTTTATGCGAGCATTGGAAACTGAAAAAAACCCTTATTTCCGTAAGTTGATTAGTTCGTTTCATTTTGTCACTTTAAATGCCAACGATAGACAAAACTTAGGTGTTCTTGACCCAATTTTAACTTTGAATGAGCAGAGTACGGAAGACGATATACCTGATGTTCTGACTTTGGTTAAGGAAATGTTAGTTCAAATCAGACCAATCTCACAAGATATTCAATTAGAGACAGCCCTTAATCGTTCGATTAGTAAAGTATGTGCGATGCGTATTCAAGGCGAAAAGGTTGGCACTTTAACCGTCTTTGATGAACTAGCTAAAGGTTCGCAAGCAGAAAAAGATTTATCTGATTTCTACCAAAGTATTGTTCCAAAGACAATGTTACGTTTAGCCTTTAGTGACGGTTCAACGGACAGCTTGCAGTTTAATGACCAACGGACAATTTTAGAAGTTACTGGTTTGCAATTACCTAGTGCTAAACAAGATAGCCGTACTTATACTGAAACGCAAAAGTATTCAATGGCTTTGATGTTAGCGTTGGGTAAATATTTAGAAAAGTTTGGTCGAGCCAACCCAGATGAGTTTAGTTTGGAAATGATTGATGAAGCATGGATATTTACGACTTCACAGGCAGGTAAGAATGTGTTTGATAGCATCAAGCGGTTGGGTCGTTCTGAAAACAATGCTGTTTTCTATGCCACACAACGTGTCAAAGATAGTGATGATGAAGAAAGTATCGGACAATATGGTCAATTGTTTGCCTTTGATAGTTCTGATGACCGTGAAAATATTTTAAAACAGTTCAATTTGCCAGTAACCAAAGCAAATATTGAAATGTTAGCTAACCTGAAAAAGGGACAATGTTTGTTTAGAGATATTTATGGTCGAGTTGGTAAGGTGGTTATTCATTCACTCTTTGATGAATGGACGGCAGCCTTAAAGACAGTTAACTCAAATGAGAGTGCCAAGTTAGAAGAAAAATATGCTTAG
- a CDS encoding CD3337/EF1877 family mobilome membrane protein — MKKSIILLLVIGAMLSSLFVSSFVIAPQPVYALTVDTPALRKAKRESDKEALAKDKANGKSVYEGTTQPSYDEKKIKDKLGRNDIDWINKNISKNFTVYYQSGSLTDLGLSSAHLVASLFMSLNLYIIYPLFDTALSKMFDLTNITQGINDIFSNVQQFTKQTWAGEVFKQLLYTAFGLGLVWVFIQSVKSGAGLKAILSVLLVAIIGSAWISAGGTVLTKVNEFTSTAQTAMFAETASTGDTYSNTDDFQSKIRGVFFDKAVIRPYTLANFGTTNLDASEKDGSYRLIGGKADSDVIDALAKSNDYLSKDGGEEWYQASVGLMAPIMSLAYGIPLLMIGVFNLILQLGAILLYYLSPFTVLLSLLPRFSNSALKTGLSALGLLFAKIGLLFGIMFVSWVGTVTDTIVPVTGSASALLNSIVYIVLMVLLWKNKSFLVQTVTGSSMANQALNKIQLTQAGQRAMSAGSEMVNSTKHGLENVKGFSGRHAKDKSEDKSKGKDDEDYDENRDRRGNAPDEQEMRELEEQRRQERAERLADEAERQRQKDTDEQVLNYVPDNSADEDYTDRSGYGDDDDLPTYKRTPYLIRDRATEDNHGNGSNEPDRSFNLGRVLDDESSEKLAEKRREARSQVLKPSAKPATPKSMSVDDDKLQHRNFDEAVHHQEQITQDEEKELDKEL, encoded by the coding sequence ATGAAAAAGTCAATTATATTATTACTTGTGATTGGTGCAATGCTTAGTTCACTGTTTGTCAGTAGCTTTGTGATTGCGCCACAACCTGTTTATGCCTTAACCGTTGATACACCAGCTTTAAGAAAAGCAAAACGTGAGTCGGATAAAGAAGCATTGGCAAAGGATAAGGCAAACGGCAAGTCAGTTTATGAAGGGACAACGCAACCTAGCTACGATGAAAAGAAAATCAAGGACAAATTAGGTAGAAACGATATTGATTGGATAAATAAAAATATTTCAAAAAATTTCACAGTTTATTATCAATCAGGCTCATTGACTGATTTAGGGTTAAGTTCAGCGCATCTTGTAGCGAGTTTGTTTATGTCACTTAATCTCTATATCATCTATCCATTGTTTGATACAGCTTTATCAAAAATGTTTGATTTAACTAACATCACGCAAGGGATCAATGATATTTTTTCAAACGTCCAACAATTTACCAAACAAACATGGGCTGGCGAAGTCTTTAAACAATTATTGTATACTGCTTTTGGTTTAGGGCTTGTTTGGGTCTTTATTCAAAGTGTTAAAAGTGGTGCTGGTTTGAAAGCTATTTTATCAGTTTTGTTAGTGGCTATTATTGGTAGTGCTTGGATAAGCGCTGGTGGTACAGTTTTGACGAAAGTTAATGAGTTCACGTCTACCGCACAAACGGCTATGTTTGCTGAAACTGCAAGTACCGGCGACACTTATTCCAATACAGATGATTTCCAAAGTAAAATTCGTGGTGTGTTTTTTGATAAAGCGGTAATTCGTCCCTATACATTAGCGAACTTTGGAACAACCAATTTAGATGCGAGCGAAAAAGACGGCTCTTATCGTTTAATCGGTGGTAAAGCTGATAGTGATGTGATTGATGCCTTAGCCAAATCAAATGATTATCTTTCTAAGGACGGTGGCGAAGAATGGTATCAAGCATCTGTCGGTCTTATGGCGCCAATTATGTCACTAGCTTATGGTATACCATTGCTGATGATTGGGGTATTTAATTTGATATTGCAGTTAGGGGCTATTTTGCTTTATTACTTGTCACCATTCACAGTTTTACTTTCTCTGCTACCACGATTTTCAAACAGTGCTTTAAAAACTGGTTTAAGTGCGTTAGGTTTGTTATTCGCAAAAATCGGACTACTATTTGGCATCATGTTTGTCTCATGGGTTGGTACAGTAACTGATACGATTGTACCAGTTACAGGCAGTGCGAGTGCATTGCTTAATTCAATTGTGTATATCGTTTTAATGGTTTTGCTTTGGAAAAATAAATCATTCCTAGTGCAAACAGTAACTGGTTCATCAATGGCAAATCAGGCTTTGAATAAAATTCAACTCACACAGGCAGGACAACGTGCAATGTCAGCTGGTAGTGAAATGGTCAACTCAACTAAACATGGCTTAGAAAATGTCAAAGGCTTTAGTGGTCGTCATGCTAAAGACAAATCAGAAGACAAGTCAAAAGGTAAAGATGATGAAGATTATGATGAAAACCGTGATAGACGTGGCAATGCACCTGATGAGCAAGAAATGCGTGAATTAGAAGAACAGCGCAGACAAGAACGTGCAGAACGTTTGGCTGATGAAGCAGAACGTCAACGTCAAAAAGATACTGATGAACAAGTTCTTAACTATGTTCCTGATAACTCTGCTGATGAAGATTATACGGATAGAAGTGGTTATGGCGATGATGATGATTTGCCAACTTATAAACGCACACCTTATCTTATTCGTGACAGAGCCACAGAAGATAATCATGGAAACGGTTCTAATGAGCCTGACAGATCGTTTAACCTTGGTCGAGTATTAGATGATGAAAGTAGTGAAAAACTAGCTGAAAAGAGACGTGAAGCACGTTCACAAGTTTTGAAACCTAGTGCTAAACCAGCTACACCAAAATCAATGTCAGTAGATGACGATAAATTGCAACATCGCAACTTTGATGAAGCGGTTCATCATCAAGAACAAATTACACAAGATGAGGAAAAAGAATTAGATAAGGAGCTGTGA
- the uasX gene encoding serine-rich aggregation substance UasX, translated as MQNSKKYKLYKSGKLWAVGAVAVAGVAVSANTTQVSADTVPTTTDASTAQSVQATTKALPQVKAVVLSASADVVSDASSTVDDGTTVDNGGTSNNDGTTVDNGGSSSSSDNGGSGSLSDNNGGGSSSDNGGSGSSSDNNGSGYSSDNGGSGSSSDNNGSGSSSTDDGTTVDNGGSSSSSGNGGSNSSSDNGSSSSSDNGGSGSSSNNNGSSPNGGGTDSSKTGGNGSSSDNNTVPLTPTTPDTNNQGDVNHDKPVEVTPDNSGNVVDLPTQVASVPSVARAVEAYNQELIANDKDATKAPVVEAKQKLDDAVAKALPSTHATEKSSMGGSGILALATSGLVALGGLIYKRKHL; from the coding sequence ATGCAAAATTCAAAAAAGTATAAATTATACAAATCTGGTAAGCTCTGGGCGGTTGGGGCGGTTGCAGTAGCTGGTGTTGCTGTGAGTGCTAACACTACACAAGTTAGTGCTGATACTGTACCAACCACAACTGATGCTAGTACAGCACAATCAGTACAAGCAACAACTAAGGCGTTGCCACAAGTTAAGGCAGTTGTACTAAGTGCATCAGCTGATGTTGTGAGTGATGCCAGTTCAACCGTAGATGACGGTACGACCGTTGACAATGGTGGCACATCAAACAATGACGGTACCACAGTAGATAATGGTGGCAGTTCTTCATCATCTGATAATGGCGGTTCCGGTTCATTAAGTGACAACAACGGTGGCGGTTCTTCGTCTGACAATGGCGGTTCTGGTTCATCAAGTGACAACAACGGTAGTGGTTATTCGTCTGACAATGGCGGTTCTGGTTCATCAAGTGACAATAACGGTAGCGGTTCTTCATCAACAGATGACGGGACAACCGTAGATAATGGTGGTAGTTCTTCATCATCTGGTAATGGCGGTTCAAACTCATCAAGTGATAACGGTAGTAGTTCTTCATCTGATAATGGTGGTTCAGGTTCTTCATCAAACAACAATGGTTCATCACCAAATGGTGGCGGTACGGATAGTTCAAAGACTGGTGGCAATGGGTCATCAAGCGATAATAACACTGTTCCACTAACACCAACAACGCCTGATACAAACAATCAAGGCGATGTCAACCATGATAAGCCAGTTGAAGTAACACCTGATAATTCAGGAAACGTTGTTGATTTACCAACACAAGTCGCAAGTGTACCTAGTGTTGCTCGTGCAGTTGAAGCCTATAATCAAGAACTAATAGCTAACGACAAAGATGCGACAAAAGCACCAGTTGTTGAAGCAAAGCAAAAACTTGATGATGCCGTAGCTAAAGCATTGCCATCAACACATGCCACAGAAAAGTCATCTATGGGTGGCAGTGGTATCTTAGCATTGGCAACGTCTGGTTTAGTTGCTTTAGGTGGTTTGATTTACAAGCGTAAGCATCTGTAA
- a CDS encoding thioredoxin domain-containing protein produces the protein MKHYIKGGNETKKGTKKQLPKPIIIIVNKVLPVIVLLVAGFFFIPYVSMNFQNNDVKGLNTKAEAVMFYNSICSHCQKVYPKIFWHNILNFNNDDKQIQTINVQNPNNKHYISDFAVQETPTFMKPNNPDMKLVSTDVKQINNFAETGASDQ, from the coding sequence ATGAAACATTATATTAAAGGGGGCAATGAGACTAAGAAAGGGACAAAAAAGCAGTTACCCAAACCAATTATAATTATTGTCAATAAAGTATTACCAGTCATTGTGTTGCTAGTGGCTGGTTTTTTCTTTATTCCATACGTATCAATGAATTTTCAAAATAATGATGTTAAAGGGCTGAATACAAAAGCGGAAGCTGTGATGTTTTACAATTCAATTTGTTCGCATTGTCAAAAGGTCTATCCTAAAATCTTTTGGCACAATATTTTGAACTTTAACAATGATGACAAGCAAATTCAAACAATCAATGTGCAAAATCCTAATAACAAGCATTACATTAGTGATTTTGCTGTTCAAGAAACACCAACGTTTATGAAGCCAAATAACCCAGATATGAAATTAGTTTCAACTGATGTGAAACAAATTAACAATTTTGCAGAGACCGGGGCAAGTGATCAATGA
- a CDS encoding TcpD family membrane protein, which produces MDFYNSIKSLLLVGTVVIAGGRALMHYGKNESKDMWVSIFIGALVYFFVNGPQDSLQAFSGILNALLNWVKGIGG; this is translated from the coding sequence TTGGACTTTTATAATTCAATTAAATCTTTATTGTTAGTTGGTACGGTTGTTATTGCTGGTGGACGTGCGTTAATGCATTATGGCAAAAATGAATCTAAAGATATGTGGGTGTCAATTTTTATTGGTGCATTAGTTTATTTCTTCGTCAATGGACCGCAAGATAGTTTACAGGCGTTTAGTGGTATTTTGAATGCTTTGTTAAATTGGGTCAAGGGTATTGGTGGTTAA
- a CDS encoding phage tail tip lysozyme — MQKQLVSHFKHKILLFLAPYLAFFLVLLLIVMALFYQNNNNDCQSTDTTVTVTTSADKEVVAKSIHDNLKKISGVTEAGIAGYLGNTENESGFNASIVQSNATFNESTAMNASISGYALGLNQWDNSRRVELLNYAKSQDKKWSDAGLQLDFALNHDGTNADLLKQGLKMTNVNDATEFLRAKWERGSAGTTATRQSYARAWYAKFASSSSNTAVDTATNGTETTQNTDNTTNNSNGCATNVAQGMGTSGAPVKEIPSAYKSKIKDTNFTATSSSNTYPFGQCTWYTYNRMQELGTPVENALGNGADWGANAKAKGYKTDSQPHVGWAVSFSQGADGADPTYGHVAVVEAISDDKTHFLVSECNVVASETGTVSFRELTAGQGVTFIQGK, encoded by the coding sequence ATGCAAAAACAATTAGTGTCTCATTTCAAACATAAAATTTTGCTTTTCTTAGCGCCTTATTTAGCTTTCTTCTTAGTGCTGTTACTTATCGTAATGGCACTTTTTTATCAGAATAATAACAATGACTGTCAAAGTACAGATACCACAGTAACTGTCACAACCAGTGCCGATAAAGAGGTGGTTGCCAAATCAATTCATGATAATTTGAAGAAAATATCTGGTGTGACCGAAGCTGGTATTGCCGGGTATTTAGGGAACACTGAAAATGAAAGTGGTTTTAACGCTAGTATCGTGCAATCAAATGCGACATTCAATGAAAGTACCGCTATGAATGCTAGTATCAGTGGTTATGCTTTGGGTCTTAATCAATGGGACAATTCAAGACGTGTTGAGTTGCTAAACTATGCGAAATCACAAGATAAAAAATGGTCTGATGCAGGTTTGCAGTTAGATTTTGCGCTTAATCATGACGGCACAAATGCCGATTTGTTAAAGCAAGGTTTGAAAATGACCAACGTTAATGATGCGACTGAATTTTTAAGAGCAAAGTGGGAACGTGGTAGTGCTGGGACAACAGCTACTAGACAAAGTTATGCTCGTGCTTGGTACGCTAAATTTGCTAGTAGTTCATCAAATACAGCCGTTGATACGGCAACCAATGGGACTGAAACCACACAAAATACTGATAACACAACCAACAATTCAAATGGTTGTGCCACTAATGTTGCGCAAGGTATGGGTACTAGTGGTGCGCCAGTTAAAGAAATTCCTAGCGCCTATAAAAGTAAAATCAAAGATACTAATTTCACAGCTACGTCATCATCAAATACTTATCCATTCGGACAGTGTACTTGGTATACCTATAATCGTATGCAAGAATTAGGTACACCAGTAGAAAATGCTTTAGGCAATGGGGCTGATTGGGGCGCTAATGCAAAAGCTAAAGGATATAAAACTGATAGTCAGCCACATGTTGGTTGGGCGGTCAGTTTCTCACAAGGGGCAGACGGTGCCGACCCGACTTATGGACACGTAGCTGTTGTTGAAGCGATCAGTGATGATAAAACACATTTTCTAGTCAGTGAATGTAATGTAGTGGCATCTGAAACAGGTACAGTAAGTTTCCGTGAATTAACGGCAGGCCAAGGCGTAACCTTTATTCAAGGTAAATAA
- a CDS encoding P-loop NTPase fold protein translates to MGESQFNKNFFEDEIDTNQSAKNFTKLLEGNQTIFLNGEWGTGKSTFLKNVEKHSIKFQKKAFVYMDLWRTDNSQSLITFAFRKLIPSYYWLTRLFIVFSIVISILMTGVIKIPFNFMVFNDLWNFIFNLFSYFNIVPILNFISIAVTYLFLPINFLGILLVLFVSVSQLLKINYFGFDALFFGKKVPKNKVLVIDDFDRLPEPKQKDAYKLLSLLNGKLPIIFVGSYDRITKDPENEIFLSKIIDRRVELPIVTWPSEIWATVFHFVNTKFGIILSEEFKEIFIKEQKNLRDRAHFLDYMHQELFVRNKLNHVQIEEQLAIIYSYLFHSRVYNRLLINKDHISVIMTELQGSKDPFEVMLSSLLTKNNNQYPVGFIRNPSIYYLFEIPTNLTTSEIELQLEDPNKLNQLLMSKSNSDFYNYIISYFHNLNKISQSKLFDTALNLFNNQNNSDVIKYLVSEKNQEILPYNKPISVGNGSFAYSVPDELVNKSDTEIWLIRYENGRKILESANFDISQQLKFFVTFSLSGFKRLSIYYKDVSSIVQSSIVNDYVSPEFILLEYISQLDQWYLFSQWEDAIWQYIDKLPDNSLLKFLEMQDVIKNTGNLSSKNYELMKSSLDFDTDLWRDNTLVIEKIKNKLERLANEDYNFTEINNR, encoded by the coding sequence ATGGGTGAGAGTCAATTCAATAAAAATTTTTTTGAAGATGAAATTGATACCAATCAATCAGCAAAAAATTTCACTAAACTATTAGAAGGAAACCAAACGATCTTCCTTAATGGAGAATGGGGCACGGGAAAGTCAACATTTCTAAAAAATGTAGAAAAGCATTCTATTAAATTTCAAAAAAAAGCGTTCGTTTATATGGATTTATGGAGAACTGATAACAGCCAGTCTTTAATAACATTTGCATTTAGAAAACTTATTCCGTCTTACTACTGGCTTACTCGCTTATTCATTGTTTTCAGTATTGTTATATCAATTTTGATGACCGGTGTTATAAAAATACCTTTTAATTTTATGGTATTTAATGATTTGTGGAACTTTATATTTAATCTTTTTTCTTATTTTAACATTGTTCCAATTCTTAATTTCATATCTATAGCGGTAACATATTTGTTTCTTCCTATAAATTTTTTAGGCATTCTTCTAGTTCTTTTCGTGTCAGTAAGTCAGTTATTAAAAATTAATTACTTTGGTTTTGATGCATTATTTTTCGGGAAAAAAGTGCCAAAAAATAAGGTGTTAGTGATAGATGATTTTGACCGGCTCCCTGAGCCAAAACAGAAAGACGCATATAAACTTTTAAGCCTACTGAATGGCAAATTGCCTATAATTTTTGTAGGAAGTTACGATAGAATAACAAAAGATCCGGAAAATGAAATTTTTTTAAGCAAAATTATCGATAGACGTGTTGAGTTACCAATTGTCACATGGCCAAGTGAAATATGGGCTACTGTTTTCCATTTTGTTAATACAAAATTTGGTATTATTCTTTCAGAGGAATTTAAAGAAATATTCATTAAGGAGCAAAAGAACCTCAGAGACCGTGCACATTTTCTTGATTATATGCACCAAGAACTATTTGTTCGAAATAAATTGAATCATGTTCAAATTGAGGAGCAATTAGCTATCATTTATTCGTACTTGTTTCATTCTCGAGTTTATAATAGATTGTTGATAAACAAAGACCATATTTCAGTAATAATGACGGAATTGCAAGGATCAAAGGACCCTTTTGAAGTAATGTTGTCTTCGCTTCTAACTAAAAATAATAACCAATATCCTGTTGGGTTTATAAGAAATCCAAGTATTTATTATTTGTTTGAAATCCCCACAAACTTAACTACATCAGAAATCGAATTGCAACTTGAGGATCCTAATAAATTAAATCAACTGTTGATGTCAAAGTCCAATTCTGATTTTTATAATTATATTATTTCCTATTTTCACAACTTGAATAAGATTAGTCAAAGCAAACTTTTCGACACCGCTTTAAATTTGTTTAATAATCAGAATAATAGTGACGTAATAAAATACCTTGTGTCTGAGAAAAATCAAGAAATTCTTCCATATAACAAACCAATTAGTGTTGGTAATGGCAGTTTTGCATATTCTGTTCCAGATGAATTGGTCAATAAGTCTGACACAGAAATATGGTTAATTCGTTACGAAAACGGGAGAAAAATACTGGAAAGTGCCAACTTCGATATTTCTCAACAATTAAAATTTTTTGTTACATTTAGCTTGTCTGGCTTTAAGCGCCTTAGTATTTACTATAAAGATGTTTCCTCCATAGTTCAATCTTCTATAGTGAATGACTATGTCTCACCAGAATTCATTTTGTTGGAATATATCTCGCAGCTTGACCAATGGTATTTGTTTTCACAATGGGAAGACGCAATTTGGCAGTATATTGATAAATTACCTGATAATTCATTATTAAAGTTTTTAGAGATGCAAGATGTTATTAAAAATACCGGGAATTTAAGTTCAAAAAATTATGAATTAATGAAATCATCACTCGATTTTGATACTGACTTATGGAGGGACAATACTCTAGTAATCGAAAAGATTAAGAATAAATTAGAAAGGTTAGCAAATGAAGATTATAACTTTACAGAAATCAATAACAGATAA
- a CDS encoding AbiH family protein, with translation MQREEQLIIIGNGFDLNNGLNSSFKDFFEWVNTGLDETSQRVWNSNFWNEVFQVVKLSDPTWFDVEKQIGGVIKYLQQEFAREEYLKPTFKDDFGHVKSGLFRHIIEKSEKIYFSAEYDTNLTLNQSILHLIATNANFIGDVRRLPTSVDEIMKSLFSQLTYLEKLLNMYLLQEIDKNPEYSKITQQKIFTLSKLAIDKSDYRVKVLSFNYTPIKFDPDTHTLPIIVKNVHGELTPAVRGDSNIILGIDQSLLFSDGNVQFSIVEFTKTYRTLFLQKHVTVTESSFINKHIKVVKFYGHSLGSADYSYFQSIFDELDIYNREVYLFFYYSNYDEVDRGPEQYERVYQLMSDYGMSMQNVSQGKNLLHKMQLENRISITPLT, from the coding sequence ATGCAACGTGAAGAACAATTAATTATTATTGGAAATGGCTTTGATTTAAATAACGGTCTAAACAGTTCATTTAAAGATTTTTTTGAATGGGTAAATACTGGTTTAGATGAAACATCGCAACGTGTTTGGAATTCTAATTTTTGGAATGAAGTATTTCAAGTAGTTAAGCTATCTGATCCAACTTGGTTCGATGTAGAAAAGCAAATTGGTGGAGTTATCAAATATTTGCAGCAAGAATTTGCAAGAGAAGAATATTTAAAACCTACTTTTAAAGATGACTTTGGCCATGTCAAATCAGGACTTTTTCGTCACATAATAGAAAAATCGGAGAAAATTTATTTTTCAGCTGAATATGATACAAATCTAACACTTAATCAAAGTATTCTTCACTTGATTGCTACAAATGCTAACTTTATAGGTGATGTTAGAAGGCTGCCTACATCGGTTGATGAAATTATGAAATCTCTGTTTTCTCAACTAACTTATCTTGAAAAATTACTTAATATGTATTTATTACAAGAAATTGATAAAAATCCAGAGTACTCAAAAATAACTCAGCAAAAGATTTTTACTCTATCCAAATTAGCAATTGATAAATCTGATTATAGGGTTAAAGTTTTATCTTTTAACTATACTCCTATTAAATTTGATCCTGATACACATACTTTACCAATTATTGTAAAAAATGTTCATGGTGAATTAACACCTGCTGTTAGGGGCGACTCTAATATTATATTGGGTATTGATCAATCTTTGTTGTTTAGTGATGGAAATGTACAGTTTTCAATCGTTGAGTTCACTAAAACGTATAGAACTTTATTCCTTCAAAAACATGTTACTGTTACTGAAAGTTCGTTCATAAACAAGCACATTAAAGTTGTCAAGTTTTACGGCCACTCGCTTGGTTCTGCTGATTATTCTTACTTTCAGTCAATTTTTGATGAATTGGATATTTATAATCGAGAAGTCTACTTGTTTTTTTATTATTCTAATTATGATGAAGTTGACAGAGGACCCGAACAATATGAAAGAGTTTATCAACTTATGTCTGACTATGGTATGTCTATGCAGAATGTTTCTCAAGGTAAAAATCTTCTGCATAAAATGCAGTTAGAAAACAGAATTTCAATAACGCCATTAACGTAG